The nucleotide sequence GGAAGCCTGGGACAACATCGACGTCACCGGCTTCATGGGCCAGCGCATGCAGATCAAGGTGAACTTCCTCTGCAAGGACTCGATCCTGGCAGCCCCCCTGGTGATCGAGATCGCCCGCGTGCTGGATCTGGCCAAGAAGCGCGGCGACGGCGGCGTGCAGGAGCAGCTCTCGACCTTCTTCAAGGCTCCGATGGTCAAGAACGGCCACGGGCCCGAGCACGCCTTCGGCAAGCAGGAGAAGATGCTGCGCGACTGGCTCGGCGTGAACTGATGGCCGCGGCCGATCAGGGTGGGGCCCCCTCGGGCCCCGCCGCACCGCTCGAGCTCCGGGACCTCCTGGTCGAGCTGAACGACCTGAAGCGCGTCCGCTCGGCGGGCCGCACCGGCTCCATCGCCGAGCGCCTGTTCGCGCAAGGGTGGGGGATGCTGACCGGCGGCGCGAGCCCGGAGGAGGTCGCCCTCGACATCACCGCCACCGCGCTCGCCGCCACCCGCCTCTGCGACCTCGACGCGGCCTTCCTGGCCTCGGCCGGGCTCTCGGACGCGGCGGTCGCCGAGGTGCTGGTCTCGGGCTTCGACGCGGTGACGGACGCGCTCGATCCGGCGCTGCGCGAGCGGCTGCGCGAGCGCCTCCAGATCCGCACCGAGGTGGTGCCGGGCCCGCTGCCGGGCTTCGTCGCGGCGCTCGCCCAGCAGCCGCGGGCGGGCGTGACCTGCCCGGGCCGCGCCCGGATCCTCCTCGAGCCGCCCGAGAACCACGCCGAGCACTGCCTGATGGTGGCGGTCTACGGCGTGGCGCTCAGCCCGTTCTACCGGGCCGATCCCGCGACCGTGTTCCTCGCCGCGATGGCGCACCACTTCCACAACGCCGCGATGCCGGATGCCGGCTTCACCGGCGAGATGCTGCTCGGTGACCATCTCGGGCCGATCATGGAGACCACCGCGCGCTGGGCGCTCGACGCGCTCGATCCTGCTCTGCGCGACCAGGTCGTGCGCGCCCGCGCGGTGCTGCCCGACGACGCGACCGCCGAGGGCCGCGCCTTCCACGCCGCCGACTGCATCGACCGCGTGCTCCAGATCGCCCAGCACCTAAACGCCGCCTCGCTGACGATGCAGACGGTGCTGGATGACATGGAACTCGTGCATGCCGGCCCGGTGAAGGGTTTCCACGACCGCGTTCTGGCCGATATGCGGATTCCGTGATCGGGAGGAACCCGCGAGACCGTTCCGGGGCAGGGGACTGCTCCGGGCCCGGCGTCGCGGGTCTCCCGTTCGGGCCTAGAGCCGCGCCCGATCGCGTTGCAATCGGGCGCGGCTCTAAGCTCTTGTTTTGACGTGCTCTCTTGCGCCGAACCGGCGTCCACTTCGGCGGAGAGCGCTCTAGATTGAGTCCATGATTCCCTTCGCCCTGCGCTCGCCCGAGACCGGCAACCCGCTCCGCGCCGACCGCCCGCACTCGCTCGCGGACGAGGAGACCGGCGCGCGCTGGCCGGTCATCGACGGCATCCCCTATCTGCGCATCAACCGCGCCCAGCTGATCGAGCGCGTGATCGCCCATCTCGACGCGGGCGAGCCCGACGAGGCGCTCTGCGCGCTGCTCGCCGACCAGGACGATTGGTGGACCGGGCCGCCGGCCGACGCGGGCGAGATCCGACAGCTCGTCAAGAGCCGCGCCACCGCCACCCTGCGCGACGCGGTGCGGCTCCTCGGCTGGGGCCGGGTCGGCGACTACTTCCTGCACCGTTGGAGCGACCCGACCTATCTGGCGGGCCTCGCGCTCTTGGAAGCGCACTGGAACGAGCCGACCTGCGTCTTCGAGTTCGCCTGCGGCATCGGCCACTACCTGCGCGAGCTGAAGCGGCGCGGCCACAAGGTGGCGGGCGCCGACGTGGTCTTCGCCAAGCTCTGGGTCGCCCGGCACTGGGTGGTCGGGGACAAGGCGCAGCTCGTCTGCTTCGACGCGGCCTCGGAGCACTGGCCGATCCCAGGCGCACCGGTCGACCTCGTGCTCTGCAACGACGCCTTCTACTTCCTCGACGACAAGCCGCGCCTGCTCGAATCCCTGCGCCAGACGGCCGGCGACGACGGCTGGCTCGCGATCAGCCACATCCACAACGCCGAGAGCCCCGGCTTCTCGGCGGGCCGCGCGGTGACCGCAGAGGACATCGCCGAGCTGTTCCCGGACGCCCTCGTCTACGACGACGCCGAGCTGACGCGGGCGCTCGTCGAGGCCCGCGCGCCGGGCCCCCGCGAGCCCGGGGAGCTGCGCGCCTGCGAGG is from Methylobacterium radiodurans and encodes:
- a CDS encoding class I SAM-dependent methyltransferase, with the translated sequence MIPFALRSPETGNPLRADRPHSLADEETGARWPVIDGIPYLRINRAQLIERVIAHLDAGEPDEALCALLADQDDWWTGPPADAGEIRQLVKSRATATLRDAVRLLGWGRVGDYFLHRWSDPTYLAGLALLEAHWNEPTCVFEFACGIGHYLRELKRRGHKVAGADVVFAKLWVARHWVVGDKAQLVCFDAASEHWPIPGAPVDLVLCNDAFYFLDDKPRLLESLRQTAGDDGWLAISHIHNAESPGFSAGRAVTAEDIAELFPDALVYDDAELTRALVEARAPGPREPGELRACEAFSVVAGPGMRPAPRAVIDGLTLPPAGTELHLNPLYQPDAGGGFTIRWPSERYEAEYARLVTYPLHSEGPERLRFTGVPEAAESDRVRRREFVDLPERW